The Phycisphaerae bacterium region CCGACCATGCGCCGGGCCTCGCGAATGTAGAGCTGTCTCGGCCAGTGGCCGGTATCCAGAAACTCGTCCTTGGCCAGCCCCCACTTGTTCAGTTCATCCTGGATGTGCTTCGGAACGCTCGGGTCGTTCGCCAGGAAGTAGAAAAACCCCTGCACGTAGCTCACGTGGTCGTCCCAGATTTCCTGTCGTCGCTTGTAGTCGGCATCGGGGTAGTCCCAGCTCCCTCCGATGTGGTCGGTTGAGAATGCCCCGTTGTTGTTTACGTCGGTCTTGCCGTTGGGCATCATCTTGATGTGGATGAGCTTGTCCAGCGTCAGGTCCGGCGCGGCCTGAAGGTACCTCTTCAGCAGTTCATAGCGATAAGGATCATAGTTTGCCGGCTTTGGGAAGGGCACTTGGTTTTCTCTCTTGTTCGACAGGCAGATCCGGAAATTGTAGGCCTGCACCTTGTGATCCGCCTGGCCGATCTCGCCCGGATCGCCGCCGTAAACGCAGGGCAGCAGCTTGCCGTTCTCGTCGTAAGGTGACACGGGCGTATTGAACTGGTGGTATTCGCACTTCTCGCGCCGCCCGGCCAGCGATTCACCATACTGGTCCATCCCCTCGCGGCCGACCGTGTAAGACACGCCCGCCCGCGCCATCAGGTCGCCCTCGTACGTGCAGTCCAGGAACACACGGGCGCGGTACACCGCCCCGTCGGCCATGCGAATCTCCCGGATGCGCGGACCTTTCTTCTCCACCTGCTCCACCTGTTGGCCGAACACCACCGGGACGCGAGCCTCCTTGAGCCAGTCGTGGAATACCCTGTCGGCCACGTGCGGCTCGAAATACCAGGCCGGGGGCTCGCCATAGTGCCGCCCGACGCGAACGAAGAACTCCCGCGACATCCCCCCAATGACGCTCTTGTTGCCGAAATCCGTAGCCCCCAGGCCGCCGGAGACCATGCCTCCGACATACCGGCCCGGCTCCACCAGGATGACCGATGCTCCCTCGTTGGCCGCCGCGATCGCCGCTATGGTCCCGCCTGCCGACGCACCGTAAACCATTATGTCGCACTGCCGTGCCCGTCCGGGTGCACAGCCTGACAGCGAAACCATTGTCACGATGGCCGTCCCGATGATGCCCGCTCGTACCAGATTCGTCAGATGCCCCCGCATCGCGTTCATTGTGTCGTCTCCGAAGTATGTGTGCTGCCCGAATAGACGGCCGGGACAATCTCCCTGCGTGGGCGCGCTGGTTTCGGGCAAACCCCGGCCCGACTGCGTATTCGGCAGAACCTCGAGCTACTGACTGCCCCGAGAGGCTCCTCAAACCGATTGCTGTCTGCGTTTTACTCCCAAATCGACCTCGACCGTGAACGGGCAGAACCTCTTTGTCAGTAAGGTTACTTCGACCGAGAAGCGACCGATCGACGAATCACAAGGCAGGAGCAGGACCGGCGAGGTGCGGGATTCGAGCAGGCGGTGCTGGTCGCCGAGAATAACGCGAGGCAGCGAGATCGTGATATTCGACTGCGGGAGCTGTATTTTGGCTTGGCCGGCCACCATGTTAGTCAATTCGCCAAGGGCGTCGGTGAGATCCGCCGGCTCATAAACCGAAAGCTCCGTGCCGGCCAGCGTACTGGCCACCCGAACGGCAACCTGCTTTGAGAAGCACAGGGTCACGCTGCCGCTCACCGGCCCGGATAAGCCGATGATCGCCGATACGTCGGAAGTCGGACTCTCCTTCGTTTTGATGAGCGGCTTGCTGACAAGTACTTCCACATTAAGCATCGTCTTGAATACGTTCTGGACTGCCAGAATGAACGGGTTGATGTAGCGTACGTCCATTCACCTACCGATCCTTTCGACGCCTCTGCGTCTCCTGATTGTGTCGGGCGTCCGGCGCCCTTTCGTTCGACAGCATAACCAGCGCCAGATTGCCATTGTATCGGTCCGCCTGTTTGCGCCAACTCGGGTTTTCCCTGAAGTCTGCTACCTGATTCGCGTGGCGCCAGAGTATCACTGCCTCGGCGGAGTGCTCGCCCAGTGAACATACCAATCCGACCGACGGGCGAACTCCGGCAAACGTGGTCGGCCGACACCGGCTGGGCTTATGCCTCCTTGCGCTCGACTATTTCGCCTTGGCCCCGCCCTTCAATCGAGAGCGGCTGTATGGTTTTCAGATATCGTTTGGCAAAGCCGGGCTTCTTGCTGAGCTCGCAATGGCTTGCAGGCCCTTCGCCATACGACGGGCCGGAAGCTCGCAGGGGCTGTTTCGGTAATACATCTCGGCTCTCTCAAAGCCTGCAACGGGGCGGCCGGTATCTTCACACCAGAATGGTCAAGACAATCACGCAGCAATGCCCATACCGCACTGGTAAACGCGCACGACGCTCACACTGGACTTCCTTTCGAAGTGCAGCCGAATCGCTTCAGCGGTTTGTTCCTGCGCCCGTCTCAGATGGGCGGGAGACTGCGGCGGTATAAGCTTGACAACGCGAACCGGATCAGAGTACACTGCCTTTCGACCGTCCGGAAAATGCAGTTCTTTACAATGTGATTCGCCTGGCTCTGTGCCGAGGTAACGTTTTGTGGCAAAATGCTCTCATCGGAGGCCCAAGGTGT contains the following coding sequences:
- a CDS encoding FAD-dependent oxidoreductase, which translates into the protein MNAMRGHLTNLVRAGIIGTAIVTMVSLSGCAPGRARQCDIMVYGASAGGTIAAIAAANEGASVILVEPGRYVGGMVSGGLGATDFGNKSVIGGMSREFFVRVGRHYGEPPAWYFEPHVADRVFHDWLKEARVPVVFGQQVEQVEKKGPRIREIRMADGAVYRARVFLDCTYEGDLMARAGVSYTVGREGMDQYGESLAGRREKCEYHQFNTPVSPYDENGKLLPCVYGGDPGEIGQADHKVQAYNFRICLSNKRENQVPFPKPANYDPYRYELLKRYLQAAPDLTLDKLIHIKMMPNGKTDVNNNGAFSTDHIGGSWDYPDADYKRRQEIWDDHVSYVQGFFYFLANDPSVPKHIQDELNKWGLAKDEFLDTGHWPRQLYIREARRMVGEYVMKQADLQTDRTKPDSIGMGSYNSDSHHVQRIPTPDGAVINEGDMQVPVQPYEISYRALLPKQGECDN
- a CDS encoding chemotaxis protein CheX, with amino-acid sequence MDVRYINPFILAVQNVFKTMLNVEVLVSKPLIKTKESPTSDVSAIIGLSGPVSGSVTLCFSKQVAVRVASTLAGTELSVYEPADLTDALGELTNMVAGQAKIQLPQSNITISLPRVILGDQHRLLESRTSPVLLLPCDSSIGRFSVEVTLLTKRFCPFTVEVDLGVKRRQQSV